In the Mytilus trossulus isolate FHL-02 chromosome 1, PNRI_Mtr1.1.1.hap1, whole genome shotgun sequence genome, one interval contains:
- the LOC134716676 gene encoding uncharacterized protein LOC134716676 — MSSFKWKTKISFKIYSQYKLIYIQFDYPPKETDFHEFKVQLVELDKAGYDAKLVKSVNIKQNEYVFENLQPGRYKVKVGPQNCNACGWTATRPLIIENIPSKNIASEGNPYPTTESIQTLTSLPVTPTGEITSQENPYTEKDSTFAETLASSAHTETITSDGKIYTTTDSTYTTTSVLVQHTGKIKSQKILHTEKNATLAKTSPLSSTHTQNITSDGDSYTTIDNTRNAASLRFAYTREITSLSSVSWTSQKTGIIVGAVLGTLLGILLVFILVYNVYIGRKRKHELKKIVLETHAQHEEPSDTTIMTCAVGETKDDLLKFPKVFIVNAEDHLPHVKAVEAFVKFLDVQCHCDVMYAPWCLREYQDNKSKWVINSIDKADFVIIVNSDLTYHQFKSWKNQENKCGKSTDTNQTLECLMMPPISQITECIINGNNPFKYIVVHFSYTADNLSLDELCTGADYLIPKHIHELICQIHQMDTRRVGYCSIGYFADLLSDTTEGQDLTECIASAAIYDEQWVYKNFGTYGQCESAIDIHFNSFESVDCDKPVNESFIDYNISAHIPPSSQNQNNVTQENALRQDSFEDNNAIAITDILYHQTLQNCYSVNDNFSFKAPSDTDNDDVLSQNLHQQIYDLNKRMMDPRYENDMMPYCQQAVQLSHEDEAISLGGQSV; from the exons ATGTCATCttttaaatggaaaacaaaGATATCGTTTAAAATATATAGCCAGTATAAATTGATATACATTCAATTTGATTATCCGCCAAAAGAGACAGATTTTCATGAGTTCAAAGTGCAATTAGTGGAACTTGACAAGGCGGGGTATGACGCGAAACTTGTAAAATCTGTCAATATCAAACAG AATGAATACGTTTTTGAGAATTTGCAGCCAGGTCGATACAAAGTAAAA GTTGGACCCCAAAATTGCAATGCCTGTGGTTGGACTGCAACAAGACCTCTCATAATAGAAAACA TACCTTCGAAGAACATAGCATCAGAGGGAAATCCATACCCAACTACCGAGAGCATACAGACATTAACTTCGTTACCAGTCACACCCACAGGGGAAATTACATCACAGGAAAATCCATATACCGAAAAAGATTCAACATTTGCTGAAACTCTTGCATCATCAGCACATACTGAGACAATAACATCGGATGGAAAGATATATACCACTACTGACAGCACCTATACTACAACGTCTGTGTTAGTTCAACATACagggaaaataaaatcacagaaAATTCTACATACCGAAAAAAACGCAACTCTTGCTAAAACTTCTCCATTATCCTCAACACATACACAGAACATAACATCTGATGGAGATTCCTATACCACCATTGACAACACCCGTAATGCAGCTTCATTAAGATTTGCATATACTCGGGAGATAACGTCATTGAGTTCAGTTTCATGGACCAGTCAGAAAACAGGAATTATTGTTGGCGCTGTACTTGGAACTTTACTTGGTATATTGCTAGTATTTATTTTGGTCTACAATGTGTACATTGGTAGGAAAAGAAAGCATG AGCTTAAAAAGATCGTCTTAGAGACGCATGCCCAACACGAAGAACCTTCGGATACTACCATTATGACGTGTGCGGTTGGAGAAACCAAAG aTGATCTCCTCAAATTTCCTAAAGTATTCATAGTAAATGCAGAAGATCATCTACCACATGTGAAAGCTGTCGAAGCCTTTGTTAAATTTCTAGATGTTCAATGTCACTGCGACGTAATGTATGCTCCGTGGTGTCTTCGTGAATATCAAGATAATAAATCTAAATGGGTCATCAACTCCATTGACAAGGCCGATTTTGTCATTATCGTGAACTCGGACCTAACTTACCACCAATTTAAATCCTGGAAGAACCAGGAAAATAAATGTGGTAAATCAACAGACACAAATCAAACACTTGAGTGTTTAATGATGCCGCCAATAAGTCAAATTACTGAATGTATTATAAATGGTAACAATCCATTCAAATACATAGTTGTACATTTTAGTTACACTGCTGACAACTTATCCCTGGACGAGCTGTGCACAGGAGCAGACTATTTAATTCCAAAACATATTCACGAGTTAATATGCCAAATACATCAAATGGATACCCGTCGTGTCGGTTACTGCAGTATTGGGTATTTTGCAGATCTTTTGTCCGACACCACAGAAGGGCAAGATTTGACAGAATGTATCGCATCAGCAGCAATTTATGATGAACAATGGGTATATAAAAATTTTGGGACCTATGGGCAGTGTGAATCTGCTATTGATATTCACTTTAATTCTTTTGAAAGTGTTGATTGTGATAAACCAGTAAACGAATCCTTCATTGATTACAATATAAGTGCACACATTCCACCATCTtctcaaaatcaaaacaatgtcACTCAAGAGAACGCACTTAGGCAGGATTCATTCGAAGACAATAATGCTATTGCTATTACAGACATTTTGTATCATCAAACGTTACAGAATTGTTATTCAGTGAATGATAACTTCAGCTTTAAAGCCCCAAGTGATACTGACAATGACGATGTTTTGAGTCAGAACTTACACCAACAAATATATGACCTAAACAAAAGAATGATGGACCCACGCTACGAAAATGATATGATGCCTTACTGCCAACAAGCAGTGCAGTTAAGTCACGAAGATGAGGCCATAAGCTTGGGAGGTCAGAGCGTGTGA